The proteins below are encoded in one region of Trichocoleus sp.:
- a CDS encoding bestrophin family ion channel — MVPLDPSDRSWFRVALQVRGSVIPTILPRTLVCGGFAAIVCLFHLRGFPVSLPVLASLIPNVVLGLMLVFRTNTAYERFWEGRKLWGNLNNHIRNLARHIWVSVLEKDPQDRQNKKVALYLLVAFAVSTKLHMRQESLNDELQGLLSPEQYAKLKTMNHPPLEVAFWIQDYFQHQYRRHCLHIYQLTQMQQLLNLMVDALGGCERILRTPIPLAYAIHLKQLLLIYCLTLPFQFVKDLEWWTVPMVILISFTLFGIEAIGIEIENPFGRDSNDLPLDAICLTIKRNIDDLASLEPVNAISESLYAAPLPESNLPSEFNQNHYS, encoded by the coding sequence ATGGTTCCCCTCGACCCCTCCGATCGCTCCTGGTTCCGCGTTGCCCTGCAAGTGAGAGGTTCTGTAATTCCAACAATTCTGCCGCGCACGCTAGTCTGTGGTGGGTTTGCTGCGATCGTTTGTTTGTTTCATCTGCGGGGCTTCCCGGTGTCGTTGCCTGTGCTTGCCAGTCTAATTCCTAATGTGGTGCTAGGTCTGATGCTGGTGTTTCGTACGAACACTGCCTACGAGCGATTTTGGGAAGGACGAAAGCTATGGGGAAATTTGAACAACCATATTCGGAATTTAGCGCGGCATATTTGGGTTTCTGTCCTTGAGAAAGATCCGCAAGATCGACAAAACAAAAAAGTGGCACTTTATCTCCTGGTTGCATTTGCTGTTTCAACCAAGCTGCATATGCGCCAAGAGTCGCTCAATGACGAATTGCAGGGGCTACTGTCTCCAGAGCAGTATGCCAAGCTGAAAACGATGAATCATCCGCCGCTCGAAGTTGCCTTTTGGATTCAGGACTATTTTCAGCACCAATATCGTCGCCATTGTCTGCATATCTACCAACTGACGCAAATGCAGCAGCTATTGAATCTCATGGTAGATGCGCTGGGAGGCTGTGAGCGAATTCTTCGGACACCGATACCACTCGCCTATGCCATTCACCTGAAGCAGCTTCTGTTGATTTACTGCCTCACCTTACCGTTTCAGTTTGTCAAAGACCTCGAATGGTGGACGGTGCCAATGGTGATTTTAATTAGCTTTACGCTGTTTGGCATTGAGGCGATCGGCATTGAAATTGAAAATCCCTTTGGTCGAGACTCGAATGATTTACCGCTTGATGCAATTTGTCTGACGATTAAGCGCAATATTGATGATTTGGCTTCTCTAGAACCAGTTAATGCTATCTCTGAAAGCCTTTATGCAGCTCCTTTGCCCGAGTCAAATCTGCCTTCTGAGTTTAACCAAAATCATTATTCATAG
- a CDS encoding GNAT family N-acetyltransferase, giving the protein MSQAIDIRPASPKDRTFIQQLVPRFLEPGAPNGRDESQIIHAILNEMSQFWRSGNGAEGFFIAEDWSGKPLGFILLTSEIDFFTQEKHGHIADLAVVSTAEGQGIGQALMQFAETWAKSQNYPFLTLNAFPQNQRGRSFYTQLGYQEDLIKYLKRLN; this is encoded by the coding sequence ATGAGCCAAGCGATCGACATCCGACCCGCCAGCCCCAAAGACCGAACGTTTATCCAGCAACTCGTTCCCCGCTTTCTCGAACCAGGTGCTCCAAATGGACGCGATGAATCTCAGATCATCCATGCCATCTTGAACGAAATGTCACAATTCTGGAGATCTGGCAATGGCGCAGAAGGATTTTTTATTGCTGAAGATTGGTCTGGCAAGCCCCTCGGCTTTATTCTGCTCACGTCTGAAATAGACTTCTTTACTCAAGAAAAACACGGTCATATTGCCGATCTCGCTGTTGTCTCCACCGCAGAAGGGCAGGGAATTGGGCAGGCACTCATGCAGTTTGCTGAAACTTGGGCAAAGTCCCAAAACTACCCCTTCCTGACCCTCAACGCATTTCCCCAAAATCAACGGGGGCGATCGTTCTACACCCAACTGGGCTACCAGGAAGACCTGATCAAATACTTAAAGCGGCTCAATTAA
- the carA gene encoding glutamine-hydrolyzing carbamoyl-phosphate synthase small subunit, with translation MLFSDAKPALLVLADGTTFKGWSFGAPGTAIGEVVFNTGMTGYQEVLTDPSYLGQIVTFTYPELGNTGVNPEDEESEHPHVRGAIARNICYRPSNWRSTESLPDYLKRHHIPGIYGIDTRALTRKLRSIGAMNGAISSEILDPAELLMKVQEAPSMAGLNLVREVTTQSAYEWSDPTDSIWEFRPTVGSVPDGETPLTVVAIDFGIKRNILRRLASYGCRVIVVPADTPPEEILKHNPDGVFLSNGPGDPATVTEGIMTTKALLTSQKPMFGICMGHQILGLSLGGETFKLKFGHRGLNQPCGLRQRIEITSQNHGFAIDAASLPDAEVEITHLNLNDRTVAGLRHKSMPLFSVQYHPEASPGPHDADYLFAQFVQSMREHRQQAAAIV, from the coding sequence ATGCTGTTTTCGGATGCCAAGCCTGCCCTCTTAGTTCTGGCGGACGGTACAACCTTTAAGGGGTGGTCGTTTGGTGCGCCTGGAACGGCGATCGGGGAAGTGGTGTTTAACACCGGGATGACCGGATATCAGGAAGTATTGACTGATCCAAGCTATCTGGGACAAATTGTCACATTTACCTATCCAGAGTTGGGCAATACGGGCGTTAACCCAGAAGACGAAGAATCAGAGCATCCCCATGTCAGAGGCGCAATTGCCCGCAATATTTGCTATCGCCCCAGCAACTGGCGATCGACTGAATCTTTACCAGATTACCTGAAACGGCATCATATTCCCGGAATCTACGGCATCGACACCCGTGCCCTGACGCGCAAGCTGCGATCGATTGGGGCAATGAACGGTGCAATTTCTAGCGAAATCCTTGATCCGGCAGAACTGCTGATGAAGGTGCAGGAAGCCCCCAGTATGGCGGGTCTGAATTTGGTGCGCGAAGTCACAACTCAGTCAGCTTATGAGTGGTCTGACCCAACTGACTCTATCTGGGAATTTCGCCCCACCGTGGGATCAGTACCGGATGGTGAAACGCCACTGACCGTGGTAGCGATCGACTTTGGCATCAAGCGCAATATTCTGCGGCGGCTTGCCAGCTACGGCTGTCGGGTGATTGTTGTGCCTGCAGATACACCCCCAGAGGAAATCTTGAAGCACAATCCAGACGGGGTTTTTCTCTCGAATGGACCCGGTGACCCCGCAACCGTGACTGAAGGCATTATGACCACGAAGGCGCTCCTGACCAGTCAAAAGCCGATGTTTGGTATCTGTATGGGACATCAGATCCTGGGGTTGTCTTTGGGCGGCGAAACCTTCAAGCTCAAGTTTGGACATCGTGGCTTAAATCAGCCTTGCGGCTTGCGGCAGCGGATAGAAATTACTAGCCAAAATCATGGTTTTGCCATTGATGCCGCCTCACTTCCGGATGCAGAGGTCGAGATTACCCACCTGAACCTGAACGATCGCACTGTCGCTGGACTACGCCACAAATCGATGCCCCTGTTCTCGGTGCAATACCACCCGGAAGCCAGTCCCGGCCCGCACGATGCAGATTACCTGTTTGCCCAATTCGTCCAATCAATGCGTGAACATCGGCAACAGGCAGCCGCGATCGTCTAG